The nucleotide window GGAAGCTTGTCCGTCTCCGCCAGCATGCGCGGTTTGTTGTAGCCCGCGAGCCCCGTGTAGAACTGGGCCGGGAAGTAGGGATTGCCGTGGTAGATGTCCACGCCCACCACGTCCACGCGGTCGTTGCCCGGGTAGTAGTTCCACGGGTCCCCGCCGTAGGTGCCGTCCCACTCGTACGGCGACCAGACGAAGATGAGGTTCTTCAAACCGCGCGTCTTCACCAGGTAGTCGTGCGTGATGTTCCAGAGCTGCTTGTACTGAGCGGGGTCCTGGTTCGCCCACCAGAACGGTGACGCGCTCCCCTTCTTGTTCATCTCGTGGAAGGGGCGGTACAGCACCGGCACGCCCTGCTGCTGCAGGTACGCGAGCTTGTCCGCCGCGAAGGACAAATCCCGCAGCAGCGCCTGGTACTCCGCCGTGTTGGCCTGCCAGTTGATGACCCGGCCAAACCAGTTGTAATCCATCCATGACTGCCGGAAGTTGTTCGGCCAGCTCTTCACCGGCGCGCCCGGATAGGACATGTGGAAGCTGAACCCCACGATGCCCTCGCCGTAGCTGAAACGGTCGCGAGCGAAGCCCACCGCGTAGTCCACGTACGCTTCCGCGTAGGTGCTCCGGTAGTTGCCCGGCCCGAAGTCGAACTCCACGAAGCCCGGGCGGCGGCCGGAGATGTCCCCCACCTTCACCCAGTACTCGCCCGCGTAGGCTTCCTTCTGGGCCTCGCAGTGCTGGCCCATGATGGTCTGCTTCGTCCCGCCGTTGCGGCTGTTGTTCTCCAGGTCCGTCAGCAGGTTGTAGACCTTCTGCGCCTGCGCCGTGGGACCGGGCGTGCTCAGCGTCCGGGACACCTGCGCGCTCGCGCTGCCAGCGCCCAGGCACAGCACCAGCGCCGCCAGAAGGAAGGAAAGGGATGGCTTCGGGGGGACGTGCGTCACGCGAGGACCTCCAGTGGCTGCCCGGGGAGCGGCCAGGGTGCCACTTCACACGCGTGAATTACATGAATTTCAGCTTAGGCAAATCTGTCCACCGGCGTGCGGGCGGGTTCGCAAGGCCCTGGATTCACTGCCAAAGGGCCGCTCCGGTGCTATCAAGCAGGCCACCATGCCTGAAACGCCTTCGCCCCTGTTCAACGCGGTCCCCGTGGAGATGGACTTCCCGGCCGAGGAGCGCCGCATCCTGGCCTTCTGGAAGGAGCGCGGCATCTTCGAGAAATCGCTCAAGGCGAACGAAGGCAAGCCCTCCTTCGTCTTCTACGAAGGCCCGCCCACCGCGAACGGCCTGCCCCACAACGGCCACGTCCTCACGCGCGTCATCAAGGACCT belongs to Corallococcus exiguus and includes:
- a CDS encoding glycoside hydrolase family 26 protein, giving the protein MTHVPPKPSLSFLLAALVLCLGAGSASAQVSRTLSTPGPTAQAQKVYNLLTDLENNSRNGGTKQTIMGQHCEAQKEAYAGEYWVKVGDISGRRPGFVEFDFGPGNYRSTYAEAYVDYAVGFARDRFSYGEGIVGFSFHMSYPGAPVKSWPNNFRQSWMDYNWFGRVINWQANTAEYQALLRDLSFAADKLAYLQQQGVPVLYRPFHEMNKKGSASPFWWANQDPAQYKQLWNITHDYLVKTRGLKNLIFVWSPYEWDGTYGGDPWNYYPGNDRVDVVGVDIYHGNPYFPAQFYTGLAGYNKPRMLAETDKLPVRWGDSRYGTVSELDSRPWAIYSIWGDSLVYNLGTTSPNDWNVSSNYKAIKDTYGYYSTYWRVLTGGSNATYNWAALR